A single genomic interval of Osmerus eperlanus chromosome 14, fOsmEpe2.1, whole genome shotgun sequence harbors:
- the LOC134033733 gene encoding zinc finger and BTB domain-containing protein 5, whose product MDFPGHFDQIFQQLNYQRVHGQLCDCVIVVGSRHFKAHRSVLAACSTHFRALFTVAEGDASMNMIQLDSEVVTAEAFAALVDMMYTSTLMLGESNVMDILLAASHLHLNGVVKACKHYLTTRTLPMSPPASSDRPSHHHQLQTDQQRHRQQQVAELAANANQNGNSNLAANAASLAANAAKSRLQRSFLLQQLGLSLVSSALGGMEEDGVGNGVGGGAVEQRASFPIRRFHKRKPSLGLSEERPRQRPRPSVEGGVSGEGEEAGLLSPDSHKMGEESNLDVTIAGLVGGVSQDDQQMPSQSDGGHCNGEVPRLMQGGVGKEEYVDGGNGPMKVKEGTEEEDEEDGRQKLVVKQEPLSSPEPVDETSDVTSQAEGSGLSDQPESRRRGEEKAEEELSPESSDRSFTSTSDPQPSSVLLQPREQQLLKASLGRGSGGGGGGVFGCGDGLDGKSGFSITSFLSAKVFGGVGAELVAGDDDLPNTTTTSNGAARHFLLGPEATGTSGSASSSLLRPLSSSHLLGGESCRSFTDAESLFLRPLHDGRVSPMGGAGAVDPFALDYQRSSLGLHSLVRASRGSAGAAAASLGFPGYRRIAPKMSAGLGGDGSLGGGAIGSLIQDASSTSSSLGGPLLRNGTGIYEAGSAPPNSSHPPQLTRASADVLSKCKKALSEHNVLVVEGARKYACKICCKTFLTLTDCKKHIRVHTGEKPYACLKCGKRFSQSSHLYKHSKTTCLRWQNSNMPGGML is encoded by the exons ATGGACTTCCCGGGCCACTTCGACCAGATCTTCCAGCAGCTCAACTACCAGCGCGTGCATGGccaactgtgtgactgtgtcatTGTGGTGGGCAGCCGCCATTTCAAGGCCCACCGCTCTGTGTTGGCAGCATGTAGTACCCACTTCAGGGCTCTGTTCACCGTCGCTGAGGGAGACGCCAGCATGAACATGATCCAGCTGGATAGCGAA GTGGTGACGGCAGAGGCGTTTGCTGCCTTGGTGGACATGATGTACACCTCCACTCTGATGCTGGGTGAGAGTAACGTCATGGATATCCTTTTGGCCGCCTCCCACCTGCACCTCAATGGTGTGGTCAAGGCCTGCAAGCACTACCTGACCACCCGCACCCTTCCCATGTCCCCCCCGGCCTCCTCTGACAGGCcgtcccaccaccaccaactccAGACAGACCAGCAGAGGCACAGGCAGCAGCAGGTAGCAGAGTTAGCAGCTAATGCTAACCAAAATGGAAATTCCAACCTGGCAGCTAACGCTGCTAGTTTAGCGGCTAATGCAGCTAAGTCCAGACTCCAGCGCTCGTTCCTCCTGCAGCAGCTGGGACTGAGCCTGGTGAGCTCAGCCTTgggtgggatggaggaggatggggtcgGGAATGGGGTGGGAGGTGGTGCGGTTGAGCAGAGGGCTTCCTTTCCCATTCGCCGCTTTCACAAGCGGAAGCCTTCCTTGGGCCTATCAGAGGAAAGGCCCAGGCAAAGGCCACGCCCCTCAGtcgagggaggggtgagtggcgaaggagaggaggctgggcttctctctcctgactcccaCAAGATGGGGGAGGAGTCCAACCTGGATGTGACGATCGCCGGCCTTGTAGGAGGTGTGTCCCAAGATGACCAACAGATGCCAAGCCAATCGGACGGAGGCCACTGCAATGGCGAGGTGCCTAGACTGatgcagggaggggtggggaaagAGGAGTACGTGGATGGAGGGAATGGGCCGATGAAGGTGAAAgaagggacagaggaggaggacgaggaagacGGCCGACAGAAG TTGGTGGTGAAGCAGGAGCCCCTGAGCTCCCCGGAGCCAGTGGATGAGACCAGCGATGTGACCTCTCAGGCGGAGGGCAGTGGCCTCAGCGACCAACCAGAGTCCAGGAGGCGGGGCGAGGAGAAGGCGGAAGAGGAGCTGAGCCCAGAGAGCAGCGACCGCAGCTTTACCTCCACCTCCGACCCCCAGCCCAGCTCTGTCCTGCTGCAGCCCAGAGAGCAGCAGCTGCTGAAGGCCAGCCTGGGCAGGGgtagtgggggtggaggtgggggagtgttTGGGTGTGGTGATGGGTTGGATGGGAAGTCTGGCTTTAGTATCACTAGCTTCCTCAGTGCCAAGGTGTTCGGAGGGGTAGGGGCTGAGCTGGTTGCCGGGGACGATGACCTCCCGAACACAACGACGACCAGCAACGGTGCTGCGCGTCACTTCCTGCTCGGCCCAGAAGCCACCGGAACCTCTGGCTccgcctcttcctctctgctccgGCCCTTGTCCAGTAGTCACTTACTTGGAGGCGAAAGTTGCAGGTCCTTCACAGATGCTGAGTCGCTCTttctccgccccctccatgATGGGCGTGTCAGCCCcatgggtggggctggggctgtagACCCCTTCGCTTTGGACTACCAGCGCTCCAGTCTGGGGCTGCACTCGCTGGTCCGAGCCAGCAGAGGGAGTGCTGGCGCTGCTGCGGCCTCACTCGGTTTCCCTGGCTACCGACGCATAGCTCCCAAGATGTCCGCCGGCCTGGGTGGAGATGGAAGCTTAGGAGGAGGAGCAATAGGCTCTCTCATCCAGgacgcctcctccacctcctcctccctggggggTCCCCTGCTTCGCAACGGGACTGGGATCTACGAGGCAGGAAGCGCCCCCCCTAACagctcccaccccccccagctGACGAGGGCCTCGGCAGACGTCCTCTCCAAGTGTAAGAAGGCGCTGTCGGAGCACAACGTCTTGGTCGTGGAGGGGGCCAGGAAGTACGCCTGCAAGATCTGCTGCAAGACCTTCCTGACGCTGACAGACTGCAAAAAGCACATCCGCGTCCACACGGGGGAGAAGCCCTACGCCTGCCTTAAGTGTGGCAAGCGCTTTAGCCAGTCCTCCCACCTCTACAAACACTCCAAGACCACATGCCTCAGGTGGCAGAACAGCAACATGCCTGGTGGCATGCTGTGA